In Methanosarcina barkeri MS, a single window of DNA contains:
- a CDS encoding PAS domain S-box protein: MKASMQHFPEKNPNPVLSVEKDGTVLYSNEAAKTLLLRWGVEIGDKLPSYIGDIAQRVLCQNRPNKMEIKVGKKVYLATFQPLPEEEYVNIYGFDISDQKVLEEKLRESEEKYCIVADNTFDWEFWMDPDGRLLYTSPSCERVTGYAVWEFMDKPDLLQEIIHPDDQKAFFQYGHNTPPSSHGNIEFRIITKDDKIRCIHHQCQPFYDSKGCYAGRRGSNRDITECNQGEHRIRRYNRILEGINWIFSNVVQAKTEEKLGEACLSVALKVTGSEFGFIIEMGSDGLLHDIAKSELAWEQCRMYDKTGHLTFPRDYVVHGLYGSVIINEKSFFTNDPQSYPDSRGLPEGHPPITSFLGVPLVQEGKTIGSIAVANREGGYSYEQQEDLEAIAPAVTQVLQRRKVEQERKLAEQELKESEVRFKALVQDLESGVFLIDGEGKFAIYNPAFLQIFNVSEQELEHKEIQDLSWDTWDVVDKDGNALRFESHPVQYARINRKPVKNQVIGIRRYSQDDWVWTLASTEPLLNPDGSINIIICTFTDITQLKNTENALKIANETLEEKVQERTVELEKAYSTLKEKEELLSDAQEMAHIGNWEQNFVTGKLHWSDEMYRIFGLKPREFEVNYGLFLSHLHSDDQDYVDNAVKGALSGKPFSTDHRIILSNGEERIAHSKGETVFDKENNPVQIRGTTQDITDLRIVEERIKTLANIVESSLDAVGTLSLDGIITSWNKGAEGVYGYSAEEILGKHVSILAPPHLDKETLKLIELIKQGETIHQHETLRLRKYAKKIYVSITLSPVFDTNGKLTAFSFISRDITERKKAEEALRNFEIARKKELHHRIKNNLQVISSLLDLQADLFKGRKTITDSEVSKAFKESIDRVLSIALIHEELYKGKNIDLLDFSQYIKELANNLLLTYSLKTDVSLNFDLEENIFLDMDTAIPLGIVINEIVSNSFKYAFSGRDKGEIRIKLHKEGNGERKNEEFVSTAYVLSVADNGIGIPEDLNIEDLDSLGLQLVTSLVDQLEGKLELKGNNGTEFTIKFTVTEINNQASVSEV, from the coding sequence ATGAAAGCTAGCATGCAACACTTTCCTGAGAAAAACCCCAATCCTGTACTTAGTGTTGAAAAGGATGGTACTGTTCTTTACTCAAATGAGGCAGCTAAGACCTTATTACTCCGATGGGGTGTGGAAATCGGAGACAAACTGCCTTCCTATATTGGAGATATTGCGCAAAGGGTACTTTGCCAGAATAGACCGAATAAAATGGAAATTAAAGTGGGAAAAAAAGTATACTTAGCCACGTTTCAACCCTTACCCGAAGAAGAGTATGTAAACATTTATGGATTCGATATAAGTGACCAAAAAGTGCTTGAAGAAAAACTTCGGGAGAGCGAGGAAAAATATTGTATCGTAGCAGATAACACTTTCGACTGGGAATTTTGGATGGATCCTGATGGCCGTTTACTGTACACATCGCCTTCTTGCGAGCGGGTCACAGGATACGCTGTCTGGGAATTCATGGACAAACCTGATCTGCTCCAAGAAATAATACATCCTGACGATCAAAAGGCATTTTTCCAGTATGGACATAATACGCCACCGAGTAGTCATGGTAATATCGAGTTTCGAATTATAACTAAAGATGACAAAATAAGATGTATTCACCACCAGTGCCAGCCTTTCTATGACAGTAAGGGATGCTACGCTGGAAGAAGGGGCAGCAATCGCGACATCACCGAATGCAATCAAGGAGAGCACCGGATTCGCAGATACAACCGTATTTTAGAGGGAATCAATTGGATCTTCAGCAATGTGGTGCAGGCAAAAACAGAAGAAAAATTGGGGGAAGCATGTCTATCTGTAGCCCTGAAAGTGACAGGCAGCGAGTTTGGTTTTATTATTGAAATGGGTTCTGATGGGCTACTGCATGATATTGCAAAAAGTGAGCTGGCATGGGAACAGTGTCGTATGTACGACAAGACAGGGCATCTTACTTTCCCTAGAGATTATGTTGTACATGGTTTGTATGGCAGTGTCATAATCAACGAGAAAAGCTTTTTTACCAATGATCCACAGTCGTACCCAGACAGCAGAGGCTTGCCTGAAGGGCATCCGCCAATCACATCGTTTCTTGGTGTTCCCCTTGTTCAGGAAGGAAAAACGATAGGTTCAATTGCTGTAGCAAACCGTGAAGGTGGCTATAGCTATGAGCAACAGGAGGATCTCGAAGCTATTGCGCCGGCGGTGACACAAGTTCTGCAGAGGAGAAAGGTTGAACAGGAGCGCAAACTGGCTGAGCAAGAATTAAAGGAAAGTGAGGTGCGGTTTAAAGCACTGGTGCAGGATCTAGAATCCGGTGTTTTTCTCATTGATGGCGAGGGTAAATTTGCAATATATAATCCAGCATTTCTGCAAATTTTCAATGTCTCTGAACAAGAGCTTGAGCATAAAGAGATTCAAGACCTTAGTTGGGATACGTGGGATGTTGTTGATAAGGATGGTAATGCTTTGAGGTTTGAGTCTCACCCAGTACAGTACGCCAGGATTAATCGCAAGCCTGTAAAGAATCAGGTCATTGGCATACGTCGTTATTCGCAAGATGATTGGGTATGGACGCTTGCTAGTACCGAACCTCTGCTAAACCCCGATGGTAGCATTAACATTATAATTTGCACTTTTACAGACATTACACAACTCAAGAATACAGAAAATGCCCTTAAAATAGCAAATGAAACATTGGAAGAAAAAGTTCAAGAACGTACCGTAGAGCTTGAAAAAGCTTACAGTACATTGAAAGAAAAAGAAGAACTTCTTTCTGATGCTCAAGAAATGGCTCATATTGGAAATTGGGAGCAGAATTTTGTAACTGGTAAATTACATTGGTCTGATGAAATGTATCGGATTTTTGGACTTAAGCCTCGAGAGTTTGAAGTAAATTATGGCTTATTTTTAAGTCACTTACATTCAGATGACCAAGATTATGTCGATAATGCCGTTAAAGGAGCTTTAAGCGGAAAACCCTTTAGTACTGATCATAGAATAATTCTATCCAATGGAGAAGAGCGCATAGCCCATTCTAAAGGTGAAACTGTTTTCGATAAGGAAAATAATCCTGTCCAGATTAGAGGAACAACACAAGATATAACAGACCTTAGAATCGTTGAAGAGAGAATTAAGACCCTGGCAAATATTGTGGAATCATCACTGGACGCTGTGGGAACTTTATCACTTGATGGCATTATTACCAGCTGGAATAAAGGAGCAGAAGGGGTTTATGGTTATTCCGCGGAAGAAATTCTCGGAAAGCATGTATCCATTTTGGCTCCACCTCATTTAGATAAAGAAACTCTGAAATTAATAGAATTAATTAAACAGGGAGAAACGATTCACCAACATGAGACTTTAAGGTTAAGGAAATACGCAAAGAAAATATATGTCTCAATAACTCTTTCTCCGGTTTTTGATACTAATGGAAAGCTGACAGCTTTCTCGTTCATTTCAAGAGATATAACCGAACGCAAAAAAGCTGAAGAAGCTCTCAGGAATTTCGAAATTGCCCGTAAGAAGGAATTACATCACAGAATCAAGAACAATCTTCAGGTTATCTCATCCCTTCTGGATCTTCAGGCTGATTTGTTTAAAGGCAGAAAGACTATCACAGATTCGGAAGTATCGAAAGCTTTCAAAGAAAGTATTGATCGAGTTCTTTCTATTGCTCTTATACATGAGGAATTGTACAAAGGTAAAAATATTGATTTGCTTGACTTTTCGCAATACATAAAGGAATTAGCTAATAATCTACTCCTAACATACAGTCTCAAGACCGATGTTAGTTTAAATTTTGACCTGGAAGAAAACATTTTCTTAGATATGGATACTGCTATTCCATTGGGGATAGTTATCAACGAAATTGTTTCAAACTCCTTTAAATATGCATTTTCCGGCAGGGATAAAGGAGAAATAAGAATTAAACTTCACAAAGAGGGAAACGGAGAAAGAAAGAACGAGGAATTTGTAAGTACTGCTTATGTTCTATCCGTCGCAGACAACGGCATCGGTATACCCGAAGACCTTAACATTGAAGACCTTGATAGCCTGGGACTCCAGCTTGTAACTTCTCTTGTCGACCAGTTAGAGGGAAAACTTGAACTGAAAGGGAATAATGGAACGGAGTTTACTATAAAATTCACAGTCACAGAGATAAATAATCAGGCATCAGTATCAGAAGTATAA
- a CDS encoding IS630 family transposase (programmed frameshift), which yields MSLEMFTTSDIATAICRSSDNNEKLRLQALLLVKNGLSPAKVAEDFSVHRSTVHRWMKRAEEEGLSSLKCKPGRGVKSYLTAEQLSELRKAFSKPIPTDDGFSRGWQTKDAIQFVREKFGISYSKSRMRQIIKNLGFSRITCRPQSKRRNQALTNEFIAEIKKKRFLNPNHLFVTQDESSFYVDSNRSKCWAIKGSKPIKFINGSKAKINIGGFYTENGDFYWYDLGIKKNTDSLIKSLIKFKKEIGRNIFLLMDRAPWHKSKKAREFFQKNKYWLQILLFPPATPDRNPTEYCWKMTREDLTSIKSFKNVKVLKEELDEFWEKHTFTHKMSHYLKW from the exons ATGAGCTTAGAGATGTTTACTACTTCTGATATTGCCACAGCTATATGTCGTTCCAGTGACAACAATGAGAAGTTAAGACTTCAAGCATTATTGTTGGTTAAAAATGGTTTGAGTCCAGCTAAAGTTGCAGAAGATTTTTCAGTTCACCGTTCAACAGTTCATCGTTGGATGAAAAGAGCTGAAGAAGAAGGTTTGTCTAGCCTTAAATGTAAACCTGGTAGAGGAGTAAAGTCCTATTTAACTGCAGAGCAACTTTCTGAATTAAGGAAAGCATTCTCAAAACCTATCCCAACAGACGATGGTTTTTCTCGCGGTTGGCAAACAAAAGATGCAATTCAATTTGTCAGAGAGAAATTTGGAATATCTTATTCCAAATCAAGAATGAGACAAATTATTAAAAATTTAGGGTTTAGTAGAATTACATGTAGACCTCAATCAAAAAGGCGAAATCAGGCATTAACAAACGAATTTATTGCTGAAATCAA AAAAAAAAGATTCCTAAATCCTAATCATTTATTCGTCACCCAGGATGAAAGTAGTTTTTATGTAGATTCAAACAGATCAAAATGTTGGGCAATAAAAGGCTCTAAACCTATTAAATTTATAAATGGTTCAAAAGCTAAAATCAACATTGGAGGATTCTACACTGAAAACGGAGACTTTTATTGGTATGATTTAGGAATTAAAAAGAATACAGACTCTCTTATAAAATCATTAATCAAGTTTAAAAAAGAAATAGGAAGAAATATATTTCTTCTAATGGACAGAGCGCCGTGGCATAAATCAAAAAAGGCAAGGGAATTCTTTCAAAAAAACAAATATTGGTTGCAAATATTGCTTTTCCCTCCAGCTACTCCAGATAGGAACCCAACAGAGTATTGTTGGAAAATGACAAGAGAAGACTTAACGTCAATAAAATCATTCAAGAATGTGAAAGTATTGAAGGAAGAACTAGATGAGTTTTGGGAGAAACATACATTCACACACAAAATGTCGCATTATTTAAAATGGTGA
- a CDS encoding AI-2E family transporter has translation MRKQNWGDEIINSNDYSVPAKILLYSTAAVILTIGMREIASILTVVFFSVFTALIFTPLVRWLKQRGIPGVLSVILVILLFTLIILVLGIIVVEAALQFGSQIPIYQAQLTELVNNLAKYVPSYEEFSIQSILRSMVSITISLMANTVNGIVNAGATVGIIIVTAAFLLIDAANTPEKVDSEIGKQSELRLRMSKFSKKLVKFIVIRAEINLITGITIALLLFIGGIDYAILWGVLIFLLSYIPYIGLVIASVPPIMLALFKYGPLGAIAVILIIVIVDALAENVLFPSIMGRGLQLSPAFLFLALLYWNFVFGLAGVLLSIPLTIVLKIILESFEETKWLARLMGPIEETEVS, from the coding sequence CTGCGAAAGCAAAATTGGGGGGATGAAATTATAAATTCAAACGATTATTCAGTACCCGCTAAAATTTTACTTTACAGCACCGCTGCCGTTATTTTGACAATAGGGATGCGGGAAATTGCATCAATACTTACAGTCGTCTTTTTCTCTGTGTTTACCGCGTTGATCTTTACTCCGCTTGTCCGCTGGCTAAAACAAAGAGGTATTCCAGGTGTACTGAGTGTTATTCTGGTAATTTTACTATTTACTCTAATTATCCTGGTTCTTGGGATAATAGTTGTTGAAGCAGCATTGCAGTTTGGAAGTCAGATTCCGATTTATCAAGCTCAGTTGACCGAACTTGTGAATAATCTTGCAAAATATGTCCCTTCATATGAAGAATTTTCCATACAGTCGATTCTCCGTAGTATGGTATCGATAACAATTTCTCTCATGGCAAATACCGTTAATGGAATTGTGAATGCTGGAGCAACAGTCGGAATTATTATTGTTACAGCAGCATTTTTGCTAATTGATGCCGCCAATACTCCTGAAAAAGTAGACTCGGAAATTGGAAAGCAGTCCGAACTCCGCTTGAGGATGAGTAAATTTAGCAAAAAGCTGGTAAAATTCATTGTCATAAGAGCAGAAATAAACCTTATAACTGGTATTACAATTGCTCTCCTTCTCTTTATCGGAGGCATCGACTATGCTATTCTCTGGGGAGTCCTCATATTTCTATTAAGTTATATTCCCTATATTGGTCTGGTTATTGCTTCTGTTCCTCCCATAATGCTTGCGCTTTTCAAGTATGGGCCTTTAGGAGCTATCGCAGTCATTTTAATTATCGTCATTGTGGACGCACTTGCAGAAAATGTTCTTTTCCCATCCATTATGGGAAGAGGCTTGCAACTATCTCCTGCTTTCCTGTTTCTTGCTCTTCTTTACTGGAATTTTGTGTTTGGACTTGCAGGTGTGCTGCTTTCGATACCACTTACAATAGTTTTGAAGATTATACTTGAAAGCTTTGAGGAAACGAAATGGCTGGCAAGATTGATGGGCCCAATTGAAGAAACTGAAGTAAGTTAA
- a CDS encoding iron-containing alcohol dehydrogenase, with protein MTENKTYTYLNPKVALMGAGCVKEIGKHAKDLGATKALIVSGKSKHGERLALDIYKILKDAGLEGTIFPGADPNPTDTSVMEGADIYRKEDCNIIIAVGGGSPMDCAKAIGIVVYNGGLINDYEGVGKVTKGIPPLITVNTTAGTASEMTSFTIITDTKRHIKMAIVDPRITPYIAVNDPELMVSMPPALTAATGMDALTHAVEAYVSTMATPTTDAAAIKSIELISKYLREAVAHGEDVRTRDMMAHAEYLAGIAFNNASLGYVHSMAHQLGGLYNLPHGVCNAILLPYVEAYNKKVVPERFADIARAMGEKVEGLSHEEAADRAIEAIRKLALDIGIPSGLKELGAKEEDLELLAEHAMQDVCRRTNPRELSKEDIIEIYRKAL; from the coding sequence ATGACCGAAAACAAAACATATACCTATCTGAACCCGAAAGTCGCCCTTATGGGAGCTGGCTGCGTAAAAGAAATCGGCAAGCATGCAAAAGATCTGGGAGCTACAAAAGCCCTTATAGTTTCCGGCAAAAGCAAGCATGGAGAACGGCTTGCACTGGACATATACAAAATTCTTAAAGACGCAGGCCTGGAAGGCACAATCTTTCCAGGAGCAGACCCTAATCCGACAGATACTTCAGTTATGGAAGGAGCGGATATTTACAGAAAAGAGGACTGTAATATAATAATCGCTGTCGGAGGAGGAAGTCCTATGGACTGCGCAAAGGCAATTGGCATTGTAGTATATAATGGTGGATTAATCAATGATTATGAGGGCGTCGGAAAAGTTACAAAAGGAATTCCTCCACTTATCACGGTAAATACGACTGCTGGCACTGCGAGTGAGATGACGAGTTTTACAATTATTACGGATACGAAGCGGCATATCAAAATGGCAATCGTCGACCCGCGCATTACCCCTTATATTGCAGTTAACGACCCTGAACTCATGGTCAGTATGCCACCTGCACTTACGGCTGCAACCGGTATGGACGCTTTAACTCATGCGGTTGAAGCTTACGTTTCTACCATGGCCACGCCTACAACAGATGCAGCTGCTATCAAATCCATAGAACTTATCTCAAAATATTTACGTGAAGCCGTTGCCCACGGAGAAGACGTGAGGACCAGGGATATGATGGCACATGCCGAATACCTGGCAGGTATTGCTTTCAACAACGCAAGCCTTGGTTATGTACATTCCATGGCGCACCAGCTAGGAGGACTTTATAACCTTCCACACGGGGTCTGCAATGCGATTCTTCTTCCGTATGTGGAAGCATACAACAAGAAAGTCGTCCCGGAACGCTTTGCAGATATTGCCCGGGCAATGGGAGAAAAAGTGGAAGGACTAAGCCATGAAGAAGCCGCAGACCGGGCTATAGAAGCCATCAGGAAACTCGCATTGGATATAGGAATTCCTTCCGGCTTAAAAGAGCTTGGAGCAAAGGAAGAAGATCTCGAACTTCTGGCTGAACATGCAATGCAGGATGTCTGCCGCCGAACAAATCCCAGAGAGCTTTCAAAAGAAGATATTATCGAGATTTACAGAAAAGCCTTGTGA
- a CDS encoding amylo-alpha-1,6-glucosidase, producing MSGIRLGVDCLSTYEEGIKREWIIGNGLGGYASSTVIGVDTRTYHGLLVAAPENSPGRFVLLSSLDEEISTDEESYKLAVHKFPDTVSPTGFNCLSEYLQNPFPLWIYQPGDFTVKKKVFMIHNSNTTCILYDIESRKDEALLKVFPLINSRDFHYTARSGYLSFSQKAHPEGVELESSNGFTFSLSSNLEYHSDPRWYYNLEYDAEKQRGLNYQEDNFSPGYFEGKLKQGISRFFIIASTDEIPSLNLRKVDELYKRAVNRQNLLILNSRLTDPFALKLLRATDTFTVKNPSSGENTVIAGYHWYSDWGRDTMISLTGLYLIPYRHEEARSVLMNFAKYCRKGLIPNTFPSFGGEPVYNTVDASLWFIHAVSRYFAYTGNFLFLADIWDTIEAIIDNYCKGTNFGICMDSDHLIRQGPQLTWMDAKIGERAVTPRVGKACEINALWYNALKIASSLGTILGKEVFLYEMLADGVASNFESVFWNPETNCLFDLVYQDEAGNEVKDPAIRPNQIFAVSLPNTMLPPEKEKAIVDRVEKDLLTPFGLRSLSTDNPLYKGQYHGDAFTRDTAYHNGTAWPWLLGAYVRAYRKVHNYSEKSLEDMRALLEGFNTHLETEGFGTISEVFNGDYPYSPGGCIAQAWSVAEIFRAYVEDVLEIRPLLSTISPAVLSTISQEMDMTSLSLSKMNERTI from the coding sequence ATGAGTGGGATCAGGCTTGGGGTAGATTGTCTTTCAACATATGAAGAAGGAATAAAAAGAGAGTGGATTATAGGAAACGGACTTGGAGGATATGCTTCCTCTACAGTTATCGGGGTAGACACAAGGACTTACCACGGGCTGCTTGTGGCTGCTCCAGAAAACTCACCAGGAAGGTTTGTACTGCTTTCTTCCCTTGATGAGGAAATTTCTACTGATGAAGAGAGTTATAAACTTGCAGTCCATAAATTTCCAGATACTGTTTCTCCTACGGGCTTCAATTGCCTTTCCGAATACCTTCAAAACCCATTTCCTCTCTGGATTTACCAGCCTGGCGATTTTACCGTGAAGAAAAAAGTCTTCATGATTCATAACAGTAACACGACCTGTATTCTCTATGATATCGAATCCAGAAAAGATGAAGCTTTGCTGAAAGTTTTTCCACTGATAAACTCAAGAGACTTCCATTACACTGCTCGCTCAGGATACCTTTCTTTTTCTCAGAAAGCTCATCCGGAAGGAGTAGAGCTGGAGAGTTCTAATGGTTTTACCTTCTCTCTTTCATCCAATCTTGAATATCATTCTGATCCCAGGTGGTACTATAACCTGGAGTATGATGCTGAAAAGCAAAGAGGGCTTAACTACCAGGAAGATAATTTCAGTCCTGGATATTTCGAAGGCAAGCTCAAACAGGGAATTTCTCGTTTCTTTATCATTGCTTCAACAGACGAGATTCCTTCTCTTAATCTCAGAAAAGTTGATGAACTCTATAAAAGGGCAGTAAACCGCCAGAACTTACTTATTCTCAATTCCAGGCTTACAGATCCTTTTGCCCTTAAACTTCTCAGGGCAACGGACACTTTTACAGTGAAGAATCCTTCTTCAGGTGAAAATACTGTAATTGCAGGATATCACTGGTACTCTGACTGGGGAAGGGATACCATGATATCTCTAACTGGCCTGTACTTAATTCCTTATCGTCATGAAGAAGCCAGGTCCGTTCTCATGAATTTTGCTAAATATTGCAGGAAAGGCTTAATTCCCAACACTTTTCCGTCTTTTGGAGGAGAACCAGTCTATAATACGGTAGACGCTTCTCTCTGGTTTATCCATGCTGTTAGCCGCTATTTTGCATATACAGGCAACTTTCTTTTCCTCGCAGATATCTGGGACACTATAGAGGCTATTATAGATAACTACTGTAAAGGTACGAACTTTGGAATCTGCATGGATTCTGATCATCTTATTCGGCAGGGACCTCAACTAACCTGGATGGACGCTAAAATTGGAGAGCGGGCAGTAACTCCTAGAGTAGGTAAAGCCTGTGAAATTAATGCCCTCTGGTACAATGCCTTGAAAATTGCTTCCAGCCTGGGTACTATTCTTGGAAAAGAGGTCTTTTTATATGAGATGCTTGCAGATGGTGTGGCCTCAAATTTTGAGAGCGTTTTCTGGAACCCGGAAACTAACTGTCTCTTTGACCTTGTATATCAGGATGAAGCCGGAAACGAGGTTAAAGACCCTGCAATTCGCCCCAACCAAATCTTTGCCGTATCTCTTCCTAACACCATGCTCCCCCCTGAGAAAGAAAAAGCGATTGTGGACAGAGTTGAAAAAGATCTTTTGACACCCTTTGGGCTTAGAAGTCTTTCGACTGATAACCCATTATATAAAGGACAGTATCATGGAGATGCATTCACTCGGGACACAGCTTATCATAATGGGACAGCCTGGCCCTGGCTCCTTGGCGCTTATGTGAGAGCTTACCGGAAGGTTCACAATTATTCCGAAAAGAGTCTTGAAGATATGAGGGCTCTTCTGGAAGGCTTTAACACGCATCTTGAAACCGAAGGCTTTGGTACCATTTCCGAAGTTTTTAATGGCGATTATCCTTACTCTCCAGGCGGATGCATAGCTCAGGCCTGGAGCGTTGCAGAAATTTTTAGAGCATATGTAGAGGACGTGCTTGAGATCAGGCCACTCTTAAGCACAATATCCCCAGCAGTCTTAAGCACAATATCCCAGGAAATGGATATGACGAGCCTCTCATTGAGTAAGATGAATGAGAGAACAATATAA
- a CDS encoding glycoside hydrolase family 130 protein, with the protein MNWKDHGELFIRSRKNPILTVEDWPYRANSVFNPAAAIIDGKILLLVRVEDHRGFSHFTVARSENGIDGWEIDSEPTFFPDPVNYPEEIYGVEDPRITYIDEMGKWAIVYVAFSDSGPLPALAFTEDFRNFDRAGSLMPPDNKDAAIFPVRFNGKWAMLHRPAPTTHTLKANIWISFSYDMKSWEKPEVLLYAREGGWWDAYKIGLCPQPLRTPEGWLIMYHGVRQTTSKISYRLGLALLDLEDPTKVLRRSEGWIFGPRETYERSGDVNDVVFPCGWVLVNDKIRIYYGAADTSVSVASAKFSDIMEYICGCPGKQFPEEYCRWFAENKGKNIDLRRG; encoded by the coding sequence ATGAACTGGAAAGACCATGGGGAGCTATTTATACGGTCTAGAAAAAATCCAATACTTACGGTTGAAGATTGGCCTTATCGAGCTAATTCAGTATTTAACCCTGCAGCTGCTATAATTGATGGTAAAATTCTGTTACTGGTCAGGGTTGAGGACCACAGGGGTTTTTCTCACTTTACGGTAGCAAGGAGTGAAAACGGAATTGATGGCTGGGAAATTGACAGTGAGCCAACCTTTTTTCCGGACCCCGTAAATTACCCTGAAGAGATATATGGCGTTGAAGACCCGCGCATAACTTACATCGATGAGATGGGAAAGTGGGCTATAGTATATGTGGCTTTTTCGGATAGTGGTCCCTTGCCAGCCCTTGCCTTTACCGAGGATTTTCGTAATTTTGACCGAGCAGGATCTTTGATGCCTCCAGATAATAAAGACGCTGCTATTTTTCCTGTAAGGTTTAACGGCAAATGGGCTATGTTACACAGGCCTGCACCTACTACTCACACTTTGAAAGCTAATATCTGGATCTCCTTTTCTTACGATATGAAATCCTGGGAAAAACCTGAAGTTCTTCTGTATGCCAGGGAAGGTGGATGGTGGGATGCTTATAAAATCGGTTTATGCCCACAACCGCTCCGTACACCAGAAGGCTGGTTAATTATGTACCATGGAGTACGCCAGACGACCTCGAAAATAAGTTACAGGCTCGGGCTTGCTCTTCTTGATCTTGAAGATCCCACGAAAGTGCTCCGCAGGTCGGAAGGCTGGATTTTCGGGCCTCGTGAGACATACGAACGCAGTGGAGATGTCAATGACGTTGTTTTTCCCTGCGGATGGGTCTTAGTAAACGATAAAATTCGTATTTATTACGGAGCTGCCGATACCTCGGTATCAGTTGCCAGTGCAAAATTTAGTGATATCATGGAGTATATCTGCGGGTGCCCTGGAAAACAGTTCCCTGAAGAATACTGCAGGTGGTTTGCAGAAAATAAGGGAAAGAATATTGATCTGAGAAGAGGATAA
- a CDS encoding putative ATP-dependent zinc protease, which produces MDIEEIQAIFKFSALEKHMISSFGISEDLFLPFLLSLKSGGSWSYASEETKSMAVKDVITYYDEESKTGYTLEKIYFFIEPEVIAEEGVIRRLEKCGTKEERELVERPYIITLHAKNIIFAEVNPDLRKITIRELKKKHIKLKGTPAYSAAHEMEHLEKGEMGGIPLWTFEYIKGQ; this is translated from the coding sequence ATGGACATTGAAGAAATTCAAGCAATCTTCAAATTTTCAGCCCTGGAAAAGCATATGATTTCCAGTTTTGGAATTTCAGAAGATCTATTTCTTCCTTTTCTGCTTTCATTAAAATCAGGAGGCTCCTGGAGTTATGCCTCTGAAGAAACAAAAAGCATGGCAGTAAAAGACGTGATCACTTATTATGATGAGGAGAGCAAAACCGGCTATACTCTGGAAAAGATATACTTCTTTATCGAACCCGAAGTCATAGCCGAGGAAGGAGTCATCCGAAGGCTGGAAAAATGCGGAACAAAAGAAGAAAGAGAACTGGTTGAAAGGCCCTACATAATAACCCTACATGCAAAAAACATCATATTTGCAGAGGTAAACCCTGATCTCAGGAAAATAACAATCAGGGAATTAAAGAAAAAACACATAAAACTGAAAGGTACGCCGGCATATAGTGCAGCTCATGAGATGGAACATCTTGAAAAGGGAGAAATGGGAGGAATTCCACTCTGGACTTTTGAGTACATTAAAGGCCAGTAA